Proteins encoded together in one Janthinobacterium tructae window:
- a CDS encoding DUF3472 domain-containing protein has protein sequence MKHTSSLLYAVLPAMPLLAACVAACVAAPMACATPASVELAGNAFITSADKGAVIGEHGLTGWSNPATVASTYFRVAEAGPVQVALDASLADGGNSTVRVKINGTPFDVRLAGKARKTYTVGTVHVPAAGYVKVDLQGLTRAKATFGDVSALKVTAGATLNYANDPANYYWSRRGPSVHMGYTVPANTEYFYNEMTIPVGQDTIGSYFMANGFGQGYMGIQVKSPTERWILFSVWDAENGAKTTLVSKGEGVIDNAFGGEGTGGQTYLSYNWVAGTTYRFITRARPDGKGGSDYSAWFFAPETGKWRYIATWKRPAISTYLTRVHSFLENFIDTLGYTERRVQFGNQWARNVSGAWSEVTAGRYTGDATATNAQRMDYAGGLENGKFYLRNGGFFAEYVKTGQNFTRPATGQAPDVDVAALPMQ, from the coding sequence ATGAAACACACAAGTTCATTGCTCTACGCAGTCCTTCCCGCCATGCCTTTACTTGCCGCCTGCGTGGCCGCCTGCGTGGCCGCGCCCATGGCGTGCGCGACGCCCGCCAGCGTGGAACTGGCCGGCAATGCCTTCATCACCAGTGCAGACAAGGGCGCCGTCATCGGCGAACATGGCCTGACCGGCTGGAGCAATCCCGCTACCGTCGCCAGCACGTATTTCCGCGTGGCTGAAGCCGGTCCCGTCCAGGTGGCGCTCGACGCCAGCCTGGCCGATGGTGGCAACAGCACCGTCCGCGTGAAGATCAACGGCACGCCGTTCGACGTCAGGCTGGCCGGCAAGGCGCGCAAGACCTACACCGTCGGCACGGTGCACGTGCCGGCGGCTGGCTATGTGAAGGTGGATTTGCAGGGATTGACGCGCGCCAAGGCCACGTTCGGCGACGTTTCGGCGCTGAAGGTGACGGCTGGTGCCACGCTGAACTATGCCAACGACCCGGCCAATTACTACTGGTCGCGGCGCGGGCCGTCCGTGCACATGGGCTATACGGTGCCGGCCAATACCGAGTATTTTTATAACGAGATGACGATCCCCGTCGGACAGGACACCATCGGTTCCTACTTCATGGCCAACGGCTTCGGCCAGGGCTACATGGGCATCCAGGTGAAGTCGCCCACCGAGCGCTGGATCCTGTTCTCCGTGTGGGACGCCGAGAATGGCGCGAAGACCACCCTGGTCAGCAAGGGCGAGGGCGTCATCGACAACGCATTTGGCGGCGAGGGCACGGGCGGGCAAACCTACCTTTCATATAACTGGGTGGCCGGCACCACGTACCGCTTCATCACGCGCGCGCGGCCCGACGGCAAGGGCGGCAGCGATTACTCAGCCTGGTTCTTTGCGCCGGAAACGGGCAAGTGGCGCTATATCGCCACCTGGAAGCGGCCGGCGATTTCCACGTATCTGACGCGCGTGCATTCCTTCCTCGAGAACTTCATCGATACCCTGGGCTACACGGAGCGCCGCGTCCAGTTCGGCAACCAGTGGGCGAGGAACGTTTCCGGCGCCTGGTCGGAAGTGACGGCAGGGCGCTACACGGGCGATGCCACGGCCACCAATGCGCAGCGCATGGATTACGCGGGCGGCCTGGAAAACGGCAAGTTCTACCTGCGTAACGGCGGCTTTTTTGCCGAGTACGTGAAAACCGGCCAGAACTTCACGCGCCCGGCCACGGGCCAGGCACCGGACGTCGATGTGGCGGCCTTGCCGATGCAATAG
- a CDS encoding sigma-70 family RNA polymerase sigma factor — MSAAQPGVHQEVGSLYHEHHRWLQGWLRHKLGNAFDAADVAHDTFMRLLNRDEAIAAREPRAFLTTVAKGVLGNLYRRRDLEAAYLDTLASLPAQHAPDPEAQAILLEALFDIDRRLDGLAPAVRRAFLLSQLDGMPQAAIALELNISLATVQRYLVKAMHQCFFALPAP, encoded by the coding sequence GTGTCGGCTGCCCAACCCGGCGTCCACCAGGAGGTGGGTAGCCTGTATCACGAACACCATCGGTGGCTGCAAGGCTGGCTCAGGCACAAGTTGGGCAACGCCTTTGACGCGGCCGACGTGGCGCACGACACTTTCATGCGCCTGCTCAATCGCGACGAGGCCATCGCCGCGCGCGAGCCGCGGGCCTTCCTGACGACGGTGGCCAAGGGCGTGCTGGGCAATCTGTACCGCCGCCGCGACCTGGAAGCGGCGTATCTGGACACCCTGGCCAGCCTGCCGGCGCAGCATGCGCCCGATCCCGAAGCGCAGGCGATTTTGCTCGAAGCCCTGTTCGACATCGACCGCCGCCTCGATGGCCTGGCGCCGGCCGTGCGCCGCGCGTTTCTGCTGTCGCAGCTCGATGGCATGCCGCAGGCGGCCATCGCGCTGGAATTGAATATCTCGCTGGCCACCGTGCAGCGCTACCTGGTGAAAGCCATGCATCAGTGTTTCTTTGCCCTACCGGCGCCGTGA
- a CDS encoding FecR domain-containing protein — MGASTPEAASLQAVEWLVRLQAGAATPEVEQAWRAWRDSDPEHEQAWLHVEGCMARMRALPAPLAHGTLARKPIHAQANAARRQSLKFLALLAVGGGAWLAGGEEQARFWLADYRTGTGELRHVVLDDGTRIVLNTATSIDVRYDAGQRLVTLLRGEIMVSTARDQAGRPFLVHTAQGRLQPVGTRFAVRAGGEVTRLGVFAGAVDVMPMLAPGAVQRLHPGQQTMFTANRMGAIEALPAGADAWTTGMLVAHDMPLAEFIGELARYRHGRLACDPAIAHLRVSGIYPLADTTQVLDMLTRTLPVDVRQSTRFWVSVVPQRQHA, encoded by the coding sequence ATGGGCGCCTCCACGCCGGAAGCGGCCAGCCTGCAGGCTGTCGAATGGCTGGTGCGCCTGCAGGCCGGCGCCGCCACGCCGGAAGTGGAGCAGGCCTGGCGCGCCTGGCGCGACAGCGATCCGGAACATGAGCAAGCCTGGCTGCACGTGGAAGGCTGCATGGCGCGCATGCGTGCCTTGCCCGCGCCGCTGGCGCATGGCACCCTGGCGCGCAAACCGATCCATGCGCAGGCCAATGCCGCGCGCCGCCAGTCGTTGAAATTCCTGGCGCTGTTGGCCGTGGGCGGCGGCGCCTGGCTGGCTGGCGGCGAAGAGCAGGCGCGCTTCTGGCTGGCCGATTACCGTACCGGTACGGGCGAGCTGCGCCACGTCGTGCTGGACGACGGCACGCGCATCGTACTCAATACGGCCACCTCCATCGACGTGCGCTATGACGCGGGCCAGCGCCTGGTGACGTTATTAAGGGGCGAGATCATGGTCAGCACGGCGCGCGATCAGGCCGGCCGGCCATTTTTGGTGCACACGGCGCAAGGCCGGTTGCAACCGGTGGGGACGCGCTTTGCCGTGCGCGCCGGTGGCGAAGTCACGCGCCTGGGCGTGTTTGCGGGCGCGGTCGACGTCATGCCAATGCTGGCGCCCGGCGCCGTGCAAAGGCTGCACCCCGGCCAGCAAACGATGTTCACGGCGAACCGCATGGGGGCAATTGAGGCCTTGCCTGCCGGCGCGGACGCCTGGACGACCGGCATGCTGGTGGCGCACGATATGCCGCTGGCCGAGTTTATCGGCGAGCTGGCGCGCTACCGCCACGGGCGCCTGGCTTGCGATCCGGCCATCGCCCATCTGCGCGTGTCGGGCATCTACCCGCTGGCCGACACCACGCAAGTGCTGGACATGCTGACGCGCACCTTGCCCGTCGACGTGCGCCAGAGCACGCGTTTCTGGGTGAGCGTGGTGCCGCAGCGGCAGCATGCATAA